A section of the Microbacterium sp. MM2322 genome encodes:
- a CDS encoding alpha-ketoacid dehydrogenase subunit beta translates to MTELTMGKALTAAMRRALADDDRVLVMGEDIGRLGGVFRITDGLQAEFGARRVVDTPLAESGIVGTAVGLAFRGFRPIVEIQFDGFVYPAFDQIVSQVAKLHYRTQGRVKMPITIRIPWAGGVGAAEHHSESPEAYFVHTAGLRVVAVSNPQDAYTMLRQAIASDDPVIFFEPKRMYHAKGEVDLDADIADAAPLGLARVVREGTDVTVVTYGAQVTTAMDAALAAEDEGVSLEVIDLRSLSPIDYGTVAASVRRTGRVVVTHEASREAGVAAEVIASITEKCFHYLEAPPLRVTGHDIPYPPAKLEHHHVPDLDRILDAVDQVLGRSSTVPEVTA, encoded by the coding sequence ATGACCGAACTCACGATGGGCAAGGCCCTCACCGCCGCCATGCGCCGAGCACTCGCGGACGACGACCGCGTCCTCGTCATGGGGGAGGACATCGGCCGGTTGGGCGGCGTCTTCCGCATCACCGATGGGCTGCAGGCGGAGTTCGGCGCTCGCCGCGTGGTCGACACCCCCCTCGCGGAATCCGGGATCGTCGGGACGGCCGTCGGGCTCGCCTTCCGTGGGTTCCGGCCGATCGTCGAGATCCAGTTCGACGGCTTCGTCTACCCCGCCTTCGACCAGATCGTGAGTCAGGTGGCCAAGCTCCACTACCGCACGCAGGGCCGCGTGAAGATGCCGATCACGATCCGCATCCCGTGGGCCGGCGGAGTCGGCGCGGCCGAGCATCACTCCGAGTCGCCCGAAGCCTACTTCGTCCACACTGCGGGGCTCCGGGTCGTCGCGGTGTCGAATCCGCAGGACGCCTACACGATGCTCCGGCAGGCGATTGCGAGCGATGACCCCGTGATCTTCTTCGAGCCGAAGCGGATGTACCACGCGAAGGGTGAGGTCGACCTCGACGCCGATATCGCCGACGCCGCTCCTCTCGGCCTTGCGCGCGTCGTCCGGGAGGGCACCGATGTCACGGTCGTCACGTACGGAGCCCAGGTGACGACGGCGATGGATGCCGCACTCGCCGCCGAAGACGAAGGGGTCTCCCTCGAGGTCATCGACCTGCGATCACTCTCGCCCATCGACTACGGCACCGTGGCCGCATCCGTCCGCCGCACCGGTCGCGTCGTCGTGACGCACGAGGCGTCCCGCGAAGCCGGCGTCGCCGCGGAGGTGATCGCGAGCATCACGGAGAAGTGCTTCCACTACCTCGAAGCGCCGCCCCTCCGGGTCACGGGTCACGACATCCCGTACCCGCCCGCGAAGCTCGAGCATCACCACGTGCCCGATCTCGATCGCATCCTCGACGCGGTCGACCAGGTCCTCGGCCGCTCCTCGACGGTGCCGGAGGTGACCGCATGA
- a CDS encoding dihydrolipoamide acetyltransferase family protein, whose translation MITEFRLPDLGEGLREAEIVQWHVAQGDVVTLNQTIAEVETAKAVVELPSPFAGTVSALHHAEGDTVPVGEILIAFDVEGADAAESDAPAEAKRQPNLVGYGAAPRSSDRPQRRARAGAGGDTADLAVREAAPHDAIAPTAPEHEPRERPRSTPPVRKLARDLGIDLDLVAAHGVDGIITRQDVEAYAAETSAAPLPAAPASVRSVAATTADERIPIRGVRKHTADAMVRSAFTAPHAATFLTVDVTASVAFVAGLREDRRYAEHRVGIMAVAAKAVCLALRRTPELNSTWDEAAGEIVRFGRVNLGIAAATERGLVVPSVKDAGALSLVELAREIRTLADTARAGKATPADLSGGTFSITNYGVFGVDAGTPILVPGEAGILGLGAVQRRPWEHDGAVALRDVMTLSLSFDHRVVDGAEAARFLTDVADVLREPGRAMVFG comes from the coding sequence ATGATCACCGAGTTCCGCCTCCCCGACCTGGGCGAGGGCCTCCGCGAAGCGGAGATCGTCCAGTGGCACGTCGCGCAGGGCGACGTCGTCACCCTGAACCAGACGATCGCCGAGGTCGAGACGGCCAAGGCCGTCGTCGAGCTGCCGTCGCCGTTCGCCGGCACCGTGTCCGCCCTGCACCACGCCGAGGGTGACACCGTCCCCGTCGGCGAGATCCTGATCGCCTTCGACGTCGAGGGTGCGGATGCCGCCGAGTCCGACGCGCCGGCAGAGGCGAAGCGCCAGCCGAACCTGGTCGGTTACGGCGCCGCACCGCGAAGCTCCGATCGGCCTCAGCGCCGTGCCCGCGCCGGTGCCGGAGGTGACACGGCCGACCTGGCCGTCCGCGAGGCCGCACCGCACGACGCCATCGCGCCGACCGCGCCGGAGCACGAGCCGCGCGAGCGGCCCCGGTCCACCCCGCCCGTGCGCAAGCTCGCTCGCGACCTCGGGATCGACCTCGACCTCGTGGCCGCGCACGGCGTCGACGGGATCATCACGCGCCAGGATGTCGAGGCGTACGCCGCCGAGACATCGGCCGCACCCCTCCCGGCGGCTCCGGCATCCGTTCGCTCGGTGGCCGCGACGACGGCGGACGAGCGGATACCGATCCGAGGCGTCCGCAAGCACACGGCGGACGCGATGGTGCGCTCCGCATTCACCGCCCCGCACGCGGCGACGTTCCTGACGGTCGACGTCACGGCATCCGTCGCGTTCGTCGCCGGCCTCCGCGAAGACCGGCGCTACGCGGAGCATCGAGTCGGGATCATGGCGGTCGCAGCGAAAGCCGTCTGCCTCGCGCTCCGGCGGACCCCGGAACTCAACTCGACCTGGGATGAGGCGGCAGGCGAGATCGTCCGGTTCGGACGGGTCAACCTCGGGATCGCCGCGGCGACCGAGCGAGGGCTCGTGGTCCCCTCGGTGAAGGATGCCGGCGCCCTGTCGCTCGTCGAGCTCGCTCGGGAGATCCGCACCCTCGCCGACACCGCGCGCGCGGGCAAGGCGACTCCGGCGGACCTGTCGGGCGGGACGTTCTCGATCACCAATTACGGGGTGTTCGGTGTGGATGCCGGAACTCCGATCCTCGTGCCCGGTGAAGCCGGGATCCTCGGACTCGGCGCGGTGCAGCGCCGACCGTGGGAGCACGACGGTGCCGTCGCCCTCCGCGACGTCATGACCTTGAGTTTGTCGTTCGACCACCGGGTGGTGGACGGGGCCGAGGCGGCCCGGTTCCTCACCGACGTGGCCGACGTGTTGCGGGAGCCGGGAAGGGCGATGGTGTTCGGATGA
- a CDS encoding acyl-CoA dehydrogenase family protein — translation MSGYNLTEEQVELAGLIRSFADEVVAPVSYEADRTKTLPLDVVAQMGDMGLFGLPFPEEVGGQGGDYVTLGLAIEALARVDQSIAITLEAGVSLGAMPIFRFGTDSQREEYLPDLLAGRALAGFGLTEPEAGSDAGATRTTAKLDGGEWVIDGAKQFITNSGTAITRFVTVTAVTGDPGDAKREISTIIVPSGTPGFAVGPAYDKVGWHASDTHPLSFSGVRVPEENLLGERGRGFANFLHILDEGRVAIAALATGAAEGCLEAAVDYAKSRVVFGESLGSRQSIQFMLARMQQRVHVSRLAWLHAARLRDAGKPFKTEAAIAKLTSSDAAMDNARDATQIFGGNGFMNEYPVARHFRDSKILEVGEGTTEVQLLLIARSLGLA, via the coding sequence ATGTCGGGATACAACCTCACTGAGGAGCAGGTCGAGCTGGCGGGACTCATCCGCTCGTTCGCCGACGAGGTGGTGGCGCCCGTCTCGTACGAGGCTGATCGCACCAAGACGCTGCCGCTGGACGTCGTGGCGCAGATGGGAGACATGGGGCTGTTCGGCCTGCCGTTCCCCGAAGAGGTCGGCGGCCAGGGCGGCGACTACGTCACCCTGGGTCTCGCCATCGAGGCGCTGGCCCGCGTGGACCAGTCGATCGCGATCACGCTGGAAGCCGGGGTGAGCCTCGGCGCCATGCCGATCTTCCGGTTCGGGACCGACTCGCAGCGCGAGGAGTACCTGCCCGATCTCCTGGCGGGTCGAGCGCTCGCCGGCTTCGGGCTGACCGAGCCGGAAGCGGGGTCGGATGCCGGGGCCACTCGCACGACCGCAAAGCTCGACGGCGGAGAGTGGGTCATCGACGGCGCCAAGCAGTTCATCACCAACTCCGGGACCGCGATCACCCGGTTCGTCACCGTCACTGCGGTGACGGGCGATCCCGGTGACGCGAAGCGCGAGATCTCGACGATCATCGTGCCGAGCGGCACCCCCGGCTTCGCCGTCGGGCCGGCGTACGACAAGGTCGGCTGGCATGCGAGCGACACGCACCCGCTCTCCTTCTCGGGAGTGCGGGTACCGGAGGAGAACCTCCTCGGGGAGCGGGGGCGCGGGTTCGCGAATTTCCTGCACATCCTCGACGAGGGCAGGGTTGCGATCGCGGCGCTCGCCACCGGTGCGGCGGAGGGATGCCTCGAGGCGGCGGTCGACTACGCGAAGAGCCGCGTGGTCTTCGGGGAGTCCCTCGGCAGCCGGCAGAGCATCCAGTTCATGCTCGCGCGCATGCAGCAGCGCGTGCACGTGTCGCGGCTCGCCTGGTTGCACGCGGCGCGTCTGCGTGATGCCGGCAAACCCTTCAAGACCGAAGCCGCCATCGCGAAGCTGACGTCGAGCGATGCCGCGATGGACAACGCCCGTGACGCGACGCAGATCTTCGGCGGCAACGGGTTCATGAACGAGTACCCCGTGGCGCGGCACTTCCGGGATTCGAAGATCCTCGAGGTGGGGGAGGGGACGACCGAGGTGCAGCTGCTCCTCATCGCCCGGTCGCTCGGACTCGCCTGA